One genomic window of Streptomyces sp. NBC_00237 includes the following:
- a CDS encoding aminoglycoside phosphotransferase family protein — protein sequence MYTAPSSVSAPPRPHRPLVTGSGPYLDPHHAAAAGTGRARRAAGPGSQPLSGRLDLSGPQGAQLRSALASVHRICPEFHPVQVLRRSRRSVLLVGTVGRTTAVAKCLLDQSDRSAERFRHEIAVYRAFVRHRPPVRVPRLISADPDNCTLVIERLPGRAAALTRHPAEAPPRADVRAALGAIDKLNHWRPPSEMFGQPLDYGRRLTEYHALGLFTDRDLGDLQKLLHGISRSSLPWQFCHGDALLSNMILSPAGPVLVDWEHAGWYLPGYDLATLWMVLGDASPVARRQISQLAQAAGTAARDAFLVNLMLVTTREVRNYEAKVQRTMREAPPAGVLGGSGISPGEEQRLLLRRLHDDCALTRRAVRAAVGTR from the coding sequence ATGTACACAGCACCGTCCTCCGTGTCCGCCCCGCCCCGGCCGCACCGTCCGCTGGTGACGGGCAGTGGACCGTATCTCGATCCGCACCACGCCGCAGCGGCGGGCACCGGGCGGGCGCGGCGTGCGGCAGGGCCCGGATCCCAACCGCTCAGCGGGAGACTCGACTTGTCCGGCCCCCAGGGCGCGCAACTGCGGTCAGCTCTCGCCTCGGTGCACCGGATCTGCCCGGAGTTCCATCCGGTGCAGGTACTGCGCCGCAGCAGGCGTTCCGTCCTGCTCGTCGGCACGGTAGGCCGTACGACCGCGGTCGCGAAGTGTTTACTCGACCAGTCCGACCGGTCCGCCGAGCGGTTCCGGCACGAGATAGCTGTCTATCGCGCCTTCGTCCGGCACCGTCCACCGGTGCGGGTGCCCCGGCTGATCTCCGCGGACCCCGACAACTGCACACTGGTGATCGAACGGTTGCCGGGCCGGGCGGCGGCCCTGACGCGACACCCGGCAGAGGCTCCCCCGCGTGCCGACGTCCGGGCCGCCCTCGGCGCGATCGACAAGCTCAACCACTGGCGGCCGCCGAGCGAGATGTTCGGCCAGCCCCTCGACTACGGCAGGCGGCTCACCGAGTACCACGCGCTGGGCCTGTTCACCGACCGCGACCTGGGTGACCTGCAGAAACTGCTGCACGGCATCTCCCGGTCCTCGCTCCCCTGGCAGTTCTGCCACGGCGATGCCCTGCTCTCCAACATGATCCTCTCGCCGGCCGGTCCAGTGCTGGTCGATTGGGAGCATGCGGGCTGGTATCTGCCGGGGTACGACCTGGCGACCCTCTGGATGGTCCTCGGCGACGCCTCCCCGGTGGCACGCCGTCAGATCAGCCAGCTGGCGCAGGCGGCGGGCACGGCGGCCCGGGACGCGTTCCTGGTGAATCTGATGCTCGTGACGACGCGGGAGGTCCGCAACTACGAGGCGAAGGTGCAGCGCACGATGCGCGAGGCCCCTCCGGCAGGCGTGCTCGGCGGCTCGGGAATCTCCCCGGGCGAGGAGCAGCGGCTGCTGCTGCGCAGGCTGCACGACGACTGCGCGCTGACCCGACGTGCGGTGCGTGCGGCGGTGGGCACCCGCTGA